Genomic segment of Benincasa hispida cultivar B227 chromosome 1, ASM972705v1, whole genome shotgun sequence:
tgtcacaaaaaaaaaaagaattttatgTTCTTTTTGTGTTAAAAGAtgatttaattaaactatataatgtTTATACTCCTATTgtcacccaaaaaaaaaaagaaaaagaaaaaaaaagaaatttatgtTCTTTTTGTGTTATGATTTGCTCAAGaactttatatttatgttttaaatcCAAGGCTTCAAGATTAGGATTAGATAGAGTACATGTGTTATAGAATAACTCATAAAGTgtctttttctttatatttcaaGGAAATTGGTAATGTGATTACTCGGTTACAATAATGTTTAGAAACAATCcttttctccaaatcttatataGATTTTGAACCAATGTGGGTATAGTTTAAGTGTTAATGCATATATCATCAATAATCTCTATTACTttaataagaattttttttggtttttaaataaaaatcctaaaaagaaTGCCAgataaagttttaaaaattgaaaacgaagtcttcttttaaaaaacccacaaaaaaaaaaatattgttttttaggtcccgtttagtaatcattttgttttttattttttatttttgaaaattaaacctattttctcccaatttcttacattgatttgcatctttcttgagaacaattgttgaattcttagtcaaattttaaaaacaaaaacaggttttttaaaagatatttgtttttactattttacattcatcaacttttttattcttgatacagtgtttactatttcttactcaaactaaaatagtttacacctcaaatatatattattataacttgtttttgaaatagtgttgactaTAATTAAttgggttttgaaatagtatttactgtagAGGTAGTGttaacaaatttcatttttttcaatagtatataaatataacaattttaatattttgttggagaaaaccctaattttacATTTTGCATAACCCAGCAAGATTCCTCTCAAAGAGAGTGAAACCCTAATTATATGTTGGAAAGTTACACACATCACAACCAAATTGTTCTCAAAAGAGACCAAGTTCCTCTCACattataaaaattcatttttctaataaaaaaaaataaatgctttactccatatacttaattttggttcattttggtctttatGTTTCCAAAATATTcgactttggttcattttgattcATGTTCTTCAATTCTGGTTCATTTGGGTCATTGAAAGTGACCATTTTggtttctttacttttatttttatttcatttttaagtgGACCAAATAGTCACTTTTTGAAAGTTCGAGGACCAAAATCAACCTAAAGTTAAAAGTACAATTatgaaaatgaaccaaaattgaaagtatagaaactaaaatgaatcttttaaaaataaaaagactaaaataaattaaaacaaaaaaatattagaaccaATTTAAACTAAACAGAccaaaaaaactatattttccAAGGATTGACTCTCTTTCATGGAAGAAGAGGAGCCATCTCCATTGCACGTGTGTGTGTGTAAGAGAcagcaaaaaaataaaaaataaaaataaaaataagggcAGCAACGATGAGACAGAGAACAGAAGGATTCaccaaagattcaattgctacTTTTTGGATTTTCCCCAATCAATCATCCAAATTTGGTCTATTCAACTTCAAAACTTtccttctttatatatatatatatatataaccttcaatttcttctttttctttttttttttattattattattttacatttttctacTCCAAAATTCCCTTtggattttttctttcaatttagCAATTACTCAATGCTAACCCATAATCATTTCCCCCTAAAAAAACCCATTAAGTTTTTTTGTATCTTTCTCTCATAAATGATTATCATTTTAGCTAATTGGCACATTAATTAGAGACATTATGTTGATTACTCCTTACCCCACTTTGGAAAGTTTGCTGAAAACCACTCATGATTTTGCTTTAAACCCTGATTTTTAGTGAATAGACATGAGTTGATTTGAAAGCATGCATGAATGGATATAATTTGTATGGCAAAAAAAGTTGTTTCATTGTTTCATCTTAgctttctaactttttttttttttttttttaaccaatcaCTAAATGAGGTGATGACGTAGATAGATATACCGATATTTCTTAATTAAGTTGACACATATTTAACACCATCATCATATCTCAAACCTAAAAATGAAAGTTAAGTTATCTTCTTAGctttcaatttatattaatctTAAAAGAGATACGATTCGAATCAAAATCCGAACAACGACTCCGatagatttaaaagaaaatgcatatgaatatttatattttacctGAACTCAGTAACGAAGTGATGTAAGAAAATGGAAGCTTCTAATCTGGCTAATTCAAGTCCAGGGCACAATCTTTGTCCTCCACCAAAAGGAGTGAAATTGAAGTTATTTGAGTCTTTAtcctttaaaaaaagaaatcaaaatttaatatttccatacattaattaaccattaaaaaTTATACCCAAATAATTAGGGCAATTAATGAGTACTTACTTGCCATCTCCATGGATTGAAATGGTAAGGGCTTTCAAAGTGGTTTTCATCAACATGAACTGACCTAATATATGCAAGAACACACCATCCTTTAGGTATTAAATATCCTTTTATCTCAACGTCTTTCATCGTCTTTCTCATCACTCCTGTTATTATGTTTCCTATCCTTAATGTCTCTGTTATGACCTAAATATATCACGAcaattataagaaaatataatatattacaataatttaattaaatatttttattatattataaatgatatTGGAAAATTGAGTAGGTGTCTTACATTTTGTGTAAATGGCAAAGACAAGTAATCACTCCACTTTAATGTCTCTCCAAGCTGAGTTTTCAGTCTTTTCAATTCCATGTTTTCTTCCTGTccattaaaaattataaatttagaacagaaaaaaatattcaaagatAATATAATAATGCTGAATAGAATATATTTTTGATTCATTGGGTTGTGACTGTTGAAATATATCCTTATTAAGACAAAAGAAAATCATTATTTTGTTGTACAGATTCTACATTCATGAATGTAATATCTGTCTTTCATGAttatcttttaattattttcctttttttttttttttgtttataaaagaAATCTTTTGTGAAAACAagagtatatattttgaaaaagagagaaaaataaataaagaggtATTATTGGAGAGTGGAGAGTGGAGAGTGGAGAGAgagttatttttatattattgatGTGGTTGTCACCCAAATGACAGAAACAATCGCTATCAAATGAAACACACATTATAAGGGACAACCACACtcaataagtaaataaaataaaaccaaaattattaatttaaaaccaaattcGCAACCCTTCGATTAAATAAATGGatgattataaatatataaataagaataattatTTCTATTCCTATATAAGTCCTTTtagataaaacaaaaaacaaaatcatggTGTATGTTTAAAATAGACAATATCATATTATTGTAGAGATGCTTTAAACGTCATTGTCGCTAACagatttctattttataaaatacaaaaaataaaagtctCAATTTGAGGATAGATCTTCTATAGGTTAAGACACAAATTACCATCTCAAatatcaaccaaaaaaaaaagtagatttacatttcattttggtcttttttttattacaatatAAGAACGGAGAATCAAACCTTTGACCTCGAATTTGATAGTATGATGCCCTTTGTCTCGTTATTTTTGTCTTTTCCCTTATTTTGTTACGACACGATTTATTAAGTATATGCATATAAGCATGTTAATATGAATATTATTCCAAGTCATATAGTTAAAAGAAAAGGCATTGACCACAAGTGGATATGTATATATTAGATGGAAATTAACTAACATGTCACAAACCACAAAAGTGATTTTGTCTTTTCAAAGTTCAGCAACTAATAGAAATTTTGAATGTTTGAAGATATTGAAATGGAACCAACTTAAAAGTTTAAAGCGATATTTAAATATCTACAACatatttaaacaaaaagaataatataGAGAAAGAGTGTTCATTCTAAAACTATTCGAAAGGTTTGAATCTTTACCCTAAATTTGTACATTAAAAAAAACGATAGACTAAAACACGAGAGTATGATGCACGTACCACTAATTGATGGAGGGCAGATGGGGAATCTGAAAGGTATTTAATGGCCAAAGTGATAAGAATTGGGACAGAATCTTGGCCTGGAATCATCATATCAATCATGTTATCTGCTATTAGTTCATCTGTGACTTGTTGGCTTCCATCATTCACCAaaacatccacaacatcatTAATTGGGATTGCATTACTCAATTTCTcacccttcttctttcttctaccTTCTATTATTTCTTGCACTAACTTAACCATTTTCCTTTTGGCCTGAAGATTTTGACATAAAAACATAAACAATACAATTTTGcttgattttccattttttttaattttcaagagAAAAATACCTTTTTCTTCCTTTGGATTTTGAGTCTAGTATCTATTTAGTCTCTGGATTTCAAAATCTAACATTTTTAGTCATTCCTTAAGTAACCAAATGTAGTATCTGGATTTCAAAATCTAACATTTTTAGTCATTCCTTAAGTAAccaaatgttataattttacccttGAGGTTTGAGTTTTCTTTCGATTTTGTCTCTATGTTTCAAGACTTGTACTTTTGatctcaatttttcattaaagactcgtatcaattaattaatttaaaagaattataaagtTTCACCATTGTTTCGTCCCTATTAAGATGAATTTAAAATTCTCActtcatgattattttaaattaattaataaatattcacGCCAAAGATTGAAAGGGAATATTTAGTCTGAAAAAACGATATTAAAAggataaatcttgaaatttagggattaactaaaacaaaactcaaacctCAAAGGTTaaatggactaaattgaaatcaaacttactaaaagtataacattttgaaacttagaaacCAAATGAAAACTAAGACCCACAATCTAGGGACcgaaaaacaatatttttcaataatcTCAATTATATATGAGAACACAAATttttataaggaaaaaaaaaaacttgcctGTAATGATCTGTAAAGTCTGCTTCCTGGGATGTTTATTGGGAAAGCCATAATCCCAGCAATGAATTGATTAAACTGTTTCTTGAGAAATTCCATTTCGTCACCAGCCTCCAAACTGATCAGTGTCTTTACTAGTACTTCAAAGGCAATCTGAagaaattaatcaaatataaattttatttttttatttttttttgtctctcagttgagaaaaatgagaaaaaaaaaattacttatgATTATGAATGTGTGAGTTTCTTGGACAATATGATTCCTAGCAAAATTATGACCAACCCATGTTTCAAATGAGAGCAATTTctaccataaaatatttaatcatCTTTTTAACATATTCTTAATATACTTCACTCCACTCTAATATTATTGGGCGAACTTAAAATTTAAGTTGATAGATTACGAGAAATTTAATCAAAACAAGTAAGAGAAAAAGAGGAGGTACATTTTTGGCTTCATCTTGAATGTAGATAGGATTGTGTTGACAAGTATTAGTCCAAGTAGGGATGGATTTTTTAAGATATTTCTGCATGTCTATGGTTACTTGAGCTTTGAGATGAGATGACTTGAAAAATGCTCCAATAAGGCCATGAATTCTTCTATGTAAAGAGCCATTGATAAGCAATATAGAAGATTTTCCCATCAACTCTGTCACAGATTTTGGATAAGATGGCACAAAAAACTTTGCATCACTTTGTAGAATAAACCTATTCACTTCTGCATCAGTTGAAACTATTGTTGGACTTCCAAATATATGTGATTTGAAAACCTTTCCAtacctataaaaaaaaatcccattATTTCATGTTCTTAAAAACGAGATATGTCCGCAACCAAAAGGTTTCATCAGAGACGAAACGAAGAAGGAAcgacaaagaaaaataaataaagataaactTTTACGACGGTTATCTCTATGAAAATTTCTAGCTATAACCCTGAAACTCACCGTCGGCGACGTGTGTCCATGAAGGTGTCGGGACGTTGAGAGTAAGCGGAAGAGATGAAGTGGAGGGTTTCGCCGACGAAGGGGAGACCGAGGGAGCCGGAAGGAAGTGAAGGATTGTTGGAGGAGATGAAAGAGtttgaagatgatgatgatgatgatgatggtgTGGTGGGGATATTGATGAAGCTTTTGAGGATTATGATTGTGGAAGACATAAAAGCTGCAGCTGTGATGAGCTGCACAAATATCCACAAAGAATCCATTTTTTTGATGAATCTGATCTTTGTGTGTGTATAGATTTGTTTTGAGATTTTGCAATGGTACTACTCAACCCTTTTGagatctctcttttttttcctcttctctcTCTATCCTCTCTCaccttttatatataaatatgaggGCTCATATGATGATCACcactcttcaaattttgaaggttttttttttcttttttgagttaTTGCAATAATATGAATTTGCATGGTTTTTAGGTCCACAGAGACTTTACCCTCCCTTTTACGGGGTAAAATTGACAGTCACATTGTGACGATCTCTCCAAATAATTGAGagagtttttctcttttttttctttttttttttttttttcaaggaaGAGGTTTTATTATGTAGAAGGTGTAGGTTGAATTTTCCGTAATTAAATAGTAGAGAAGAGGGATAGGGTAATGCTACCTAAGGGATTTATTGTAAAGAATACATTTTAGGAAAAAATAACAACTCTcctttaataatatttttttagaaaaaaacttAGGTGCAACCTTATTGTGAGTTCAACACTTACTGTACTTAATGAAAGAGGCTGTCATgtgtcaaatttttttaaaagtaaaaatatttattttattttattacgtAAAGATAAGAGCATTAAATTAGATACAATGTAAGTTGTATCTAATCGTTGTCCTTcttttaattgtatttttatttttttaaaacaaaattataaaaggaaactttttttttcacaattttaTGAAACTTTACCACGATAGCACATTCTTCCTTGTGTTTCAAAAAGTTAAAGGCAAACTAAATTACTTAATATTTTGAAGAAATTATAGGGTTATTAGaagcaaaaatatatataattagaaaAACACATagatttaagtttttttatattaaattgtttaaatataaattaaggttaaattacaTGTTTTGCGCTAAAGTTTATTTCAAGTTTTTGTCAAATTaagaactttaaaaaatattttttaatataaatctctaaattttcaattttgaatgaatTCAATAAGTctttataattttgattttgatatcTAGAAAATAAGTTCTTACacttttatatctaatagatgtGTTGGTTTTGTAAAATATTGAATATGCCAATGGCCTCATTAggacaaaaaaattaaaaaattatgaaccTATTAGATACAACTTTCTAAATTGTTCAATAGCCTATTTGACAAAATATGAAAGTTGAGGGGACTAAGATTtttaatataacttatataatAGTCAAAGTGACCTTAGCTCAACGATCATAACTTTCCTTTTCAAAGATCGAAACTTCAATCCTCCATTCCCATCATTATTCTACtcgatatatatataaactaacatAAGGGACATATATAAATTTATCACTCTTTTTTCCTCCTTTTACACAATTGAACaattttgaagattgaaagaacaaatcTTGATAATTAAAGTTGAATAAAtcttttataaaaaagaaatgttttatatatttataactagTATATAGTAAGGAAGTAAaattacttatttaaaaaagagtgaaatgaaaagaaagaaattataaTGGAGAGACAAAAGACCAaaagtttatttaatttcaaagttTGAATGATGTAGCTCTAGAATATTGGCTCAATAACATGTTTAATGGATGAcaaattttctttatatattattattaatattattattattatacataTAACACTGCTCAATTCAAAGATATAGACCTACTTATTACACCCTCCATCTCAAAACATTGATCTTTTAATAGAAAGTGAGTTTTCCAAAGTAAAACTTGGATTATCCCTCCATTAATCTTTGACCATTTGACTTTGAAATTTTTATCATTTCTATAATTACCATCCAATGGAGTAACTTCTAGAGGATACTaagtttgatattttatttaattattcctATATTATAAGTTTATAGCTATCATTTATCAATCAAGGAatcgatattaaattaaatttgtaaaacgTTATTCTTTTGTTGATGAACAAGGTGAAGCACAAATCAAAGGCTATAGTGATTACTTCTTACACAATAATCTTAGAGATCTAAGTATAATTTAAGGGAGAAAAAAGTTCCTTTCAAATAAAATTCTTATTATATTGAAATCTTATTAGTTTCGTGAGTACGTCTGAACTAGCTTTTACATACGTCGATTAATCTCACATGACAACTGTCTAGCATCATCCTTTATATAATTTGATTGTTTAAAAAACTCATAAAAGATATAGCCATGAATCATCACGACTTGCTTCTCATGCCTTCCATGTtagaataataaatataaacttCCTTTTGATCATCACTCCACATAGAGGATGCATGTGCCACCCTATGTGATGGGAAATTTAAAAaggggaattttttttttttaatttggagtATTCATCATTGCCCATAAAATCTTTTTGAATCCAACCCATTTTTCTTGCACATTTTCAAAGATTTCCCTTTGACCCTTTCCTTAACTTATGTTCATTTTAATGACCCAACATTCATTCATTGCCAATTtgtttaataattaagtgtTCCACACTCTCTCTCTTCAAGCCTAGTACCTAACTAATTGATGTGTTAGTTTATTTAACTCACTAAATATAATAGTATATTGTTTTGGCACATATCATCATCATGTCATCAAACTCTTTGGACctaatcttttcttttccctcttattttctttgttcattttcaaaagtttatatatatctTTGAGAACCTCATAGAAAGCTAGAGAAAAGAGTTCTTTATTTGCCCTCAAAAAAGAGACTAGAGCTTTGGGATTATTTTGAATCTTGATTGGGGAACTTTGTATAATCTATACAAATAAAGATATAATTAGACAACTTATATGGAGCCTTAACATTTGACTAGTTGCACTAGTGAAAGTTGACATGCTTTTGGCTTTAAGAACACTTGACTGATCCATTTCCTTCATCCATGGGATTGttctgattttttaaaaataaaaattaaaaaaaaaatcaaaaagcTTAAAATTGTTCTTCataatttcatgattttaaaagaaaaaaataactataCTAGTTAAATTTAAGCTTTCATTCTTGAACTTTTAAGATTATGTTATTTAGATTCGTACAACTATACTTCAAAAattttctaacaattttttaaattttcaagattATGCTCTTTTAGTCCCTATAACTTAAAGTATttctaatagatttttaaactttcaacttTGCACTTAATTGATATGTCATTAACTACACAAATTTAGCGATAGTGGTACATTCGCTATAACTTAAGAACTATAGGGTGGACTAATTTCAGGCTAGTTCAAGCCACTAGTACAAATTTAAGAATGAATGACATTAAAgggaaatgttttttttttttttttttaccaagacAGAAGCTCCAATTTGTTGTAGTGAATGTGTTTTATTAGTATTAACATAACAATGGATGCATgctagatacaaaattaaaattgtatatCCTATCAACCCTTTCTAAGttataaaacttaaataaatacaactttaaaatttgataaaCCTATAAGAAACTTCTTAAAACGGCCTTTTTTTTTCGAAGAATAAGAACATGATAAACACTActttaaaaacacaaaatcgAACTTATAACTTAACCTAAAATATATGActcaaactt
This window contains:
- the LOC120091319 gene encoding 3-epi-6-deoxocathasterone 23-monooxygenase CYP90D1-like → MDSLWIFVQLITAAAFMSSTIIILKSFINIPTTPSSSSSSSSNSFISSNNPSLPSGSLGLPFVGETLHFISSAYSQRPDTFMDTRRRRYGKVFKSHIFGSPTIVSTDAEVNRFILQSDAKFFVPSYPKSVTELMGKSSILLINGSLHRRIHGLIGAFFKSSHLKAQVTIDMQKYLKKSIPTWTNTCQHNPIYIQDEAKNIAFEVLVKTLISLEAGDEMEFLKKQFNQFIAGIMAFPINIPGSRLYRSLQAKRKMVKLVQEIIEGRRKKKGEKLSNAIPINDVVDVLVNDGSQQVTDELIADNMIDMMIPGQDSVPILITLAIKYLSDSPSALHQLVEENMELKRLKTQLGETLKWSDYLSLPFTQNVITETLRIGNIITGVMRKTMKDVEIKGYLIPKGWCVLAYIRSVHVDENHFESPYHFNPWRWQDKDSNNFNFTPFGGGQRLCPGLELARLEASIFLHHFVTEFRWVAEEDNIINFPTVRMKKRMAIWVKKREH